One region of Olleya sp. Hel_I_94 genomic DNA includes:
- a CDS encoding AbiV family abortive infection protein, which yields MPIYINALQLKKDAILIAESRKSFSSATSLLVLSTEEVIKSILVRLHAEGYNVYKAKEVHKFFRDHKIRHQIAQLMEMGVGLSETIIKYDEQKPTTIAKTRVNWFNKFINGSLDLIKALEPLIHTINTTRKLQGFDNLKNQGLYVDFQDVILSPQKEVTEYIYNETLVVANRVFMFSKVLRVLHHSKLENHIDAKELKDTKADLKKLIDDHIDEISFKEMNKKMKKLEY from the coding sequence ATGCCTATTTATATAAATGCATTACAATTAAAAAAAGATGCCATATTAATTGCAGAATCTAGAAAATCTTTCAGTTCTGCTACTTCTTTATTAGTTTTAAGTACAGAAGAAGTAATCAAGTCTATTTTAGTTAGACTACATGCAGAAGGCTATAATGTATATAAAGCCAAAGAGGTTCATAAATTTTTTAGAGACCATAAAATTAGGCATCAGATTGCACAATTAATGGAAATGGGAGTTGGTTTGTCAGAGACAATAATTAAATACGATGAACAGAAACCAACAACTATCGCTAAAACAAGAGTTAATTGGTTTAATAAATTTATTAATGGAAGCCTTGATTTAATAAAAGCTTTAGAGCCACTAATACATACTATAAATACAACAAGAAAACTTCAAGGATTTGATAATCTAAAAAATCAAGGTCTTTATGTAGATTTTCAGGATGTTATATTAAGTCCTCAAAAGGAAGTGACAGAATATATTTACAATGAAACGTTAGTTGTAGCTAACCGTGTTTTTATGTTTAGTAAAGTGCTTCGTGTTTTGCATCATTCTAAGTTAGAGAATCATATAGATGCTAAAGAATTAAAGGATACGAAAGCTGATTTAAAAAAGCTTATTGATGATCATATAGATGAAATTTCTTTTAAAGAAATGAATAAAAAGATGAAGAAGTTAGAATATTAA
- a CDS encoding SMI1/KNR4 family protein: MNELNQIERIKIKLEKVLIIDSEYQEFGVSSHKYQINKPATEKEIEEFEIKYGIELPTGYKQFLLEVGNGGLEYEDNGNLKPSAGPFYGIYELFDSAEIFTESSTLRKDVFFNSKITESDWRSITWDKFDIISDEEFEQLYNKLLSGIMIISYGGCSNYQGLILNGKDKGKVIYVYDEIEYKPHIAEEGYFLDWYESWLDKIIEKNKNGTPY; this comes from the coding sequence ATGAACGAACTAAATCAAATAGAGAGAATAAAAATAAAACTTGAGAAAGTTCTAATTATAGATTCAGAATATCAAGAATTTGGTGTAAGTTCGCACAAATATCAAATTAACAAACCGGCTACTGAAAAAGAAATTGAGGAATTCGAAATTAAATATGGTATTGAACTTCCAACAGGTTACAAACAATTTTTATTAGAAGTTGGAAATGGTGGTTTAGAATATGAAGACAATGGAAACCTTAAACCTAGTGCTGGACCATTTTACGGAATATATGAATTATTTGATAGCGCAGAAATTTTTACTGAATCCTCTACTTTAAGAAAAGACGTTTTTTTTAACTCAAAAATAACCGAAAGTGATTGGAGAAGTATTACTTGGGATAAATTTGATATAATATCAGATGAAGAATTTGAACAGTTATACAATAAACTTCTTTCTGGAATTATGATTATTAGCTATGGTGGTTGTTCTAACTATCAAGGATTAATTCTCAATGGAAAAGATAAAGGTAAAGTCATATATGTGTACGATGAAATAGAATACAAACCACATATAGCTGAAGAAGGTTATTTTCTAGATTGGTATGAATCTTGGCTTGATAAAATAATAGAAAAAAATAAAAATGGGACACCATATTGA
- a CDS encoding DUF4375 domain-containing protein gives MKRILTISILMINLLNLFGCKAQKENDPYWEFDKTEHFRPELNKAEFFKLSGYDFGWFVLEPISKFVKDKEFEIEKGKSLSYGQKALYYWWYLDAQVTNGGFVQFYYNGYGPYIPTIIKGLEHIGDNEMANLVKKADKIYQKNKKLMDKAQESDLFESNLYDRLDELSLLDDDYYEMNKKTMSLIESYIRKNPNEVCLDEDGKEFDMTFTGLCKTFYDNKKIKEEFQLEKGFINGEFKSFYDNGKPKEVIHYLNGEHTGEQKEFYDNGKLKYQVTKEPSKNIFIQEWYYDNGNPKKLESKLIEKNERIGEYKEWYENGQLSETEIYKSAYEREGDWLEFYENGNKKVEAEFINGKYILKNYWNEKGKQTLITGTGYSEFYSKSNFKDDTPELHYREYKNFIPHGVWKELKNDTLQRLVNYQNGKRHGKMEVYYNNGNLKEETIYENGNSVSTKKFRKFKNPKVKTFVVSRICKGCYKDYEEYQLPENDPKPLNDLELTVNFQAEPSIFEPYGDDHIMFYGYYAFVNEKGLIDEIKFAVADNMWLDEQVKASMSKLKFETALKDGKPIKSIHYVRYKLKLIE, from the coding sequence ATGAAAAGAATACTTACCATTTCAATCTTAATGATAAACTTATTAAACTTATTTGGTTGCAAAGCCCAAAAGGAAAATGACCCTTATTGGGAATTTGATAAAACCGAACATTTCCGACCTGAACTGAACAAAGCCGAATTCTTTAAATTAAGTGGTTATGATTTTGGTTGGTTTGTTCTTGAACCAATATCAAAATTTGTAAAGGACAAGGAATTCGAAATTGAGAAAGGTAAATCCTTGTCTTACGGACAGAAAGCTCTCTATTATTGGTGGTATTTAGATGCCCAAGTTACAAATGGTGGATTTGTTCAATTCTACTACAATGGTTACGGACCATATATTCCAACAATAATTAAAGGATTAGAACATATTGGAGATAATGAAATGGCAAATCTGGTTAAAAAAGCAGATAAAATCTATCAAAAGAACAAAAAGCTAATGGACAAGGCTCAAGAAAGTGATTTGTTTGAAAGTAACCTTTATGATAGACTTGACGAATTATCCTTACTTGATGATGATTACTATGAAATGAATAAAAAGACAATGTCCTTAATTGAATCTTACATTCGTAAAAATCCCAATGAAGTTTGTCTCGATGAAGATGGAAAAGAATTTGACATGACTTTTACTGGACTTTGTAAGACCTTCTATGATAACAAAAAAATCAAAGAAGAGTTTCAGCTTGAAAAAGGTTTTATAAATGGAGAATTCAAGTCCTTTTATGACAACGGGAAGCCAAAAGAAGTAATTCATTATCTAAACGGTGAACATACAGGAGAGCAGAAAGAATTCTATGATAATGGAAAACTAAAATATCAAGTAACCAAAGAACCATCAAAAAATATTTTCATACAAGAATGGTACTATGACAATGGAAATCCTAAAAAGCTCGAATCAAAACTGATAGAAAAAAACGAAAGGATTGGAGAATATAAAGAATGGTATGAAAACGGACAACTGTCAGAAACAGAAATTTATAAATCAGCTTATGAGCGTGAGGGAGATTGGCTTGAATTCTATGAAAACGGAAATAAAAAAGTAGAAGCTGAATTCATAAATGGAAAATACATACTAAAAAATTATTGGAACGAAAAAGGAAAACAAACTCTAATAACAGGAACTGGATATAGTGAGTTCTATTCAAAATCTAATTTCAAAGATGACACACCAGAATTACACTATCGAGAATACAAAAATTTTATTCCACACGGAGTTTGGAAAGAACTTAAAAACGACACATTACAACGACTAGTAAATTATCAAAATGGTAAGCGACACGGTAAAATGGAGGTCTATTACAATAATGGAAATCTAAAAGAAGAAACTATCTATGAAAATGGAAATTCTGTTTCAACTAAAAAGTTTCGAAAATTTAAAAACCCTAAAGTCAAAACATTTGTTGTTTCAAGAATTTGCAAAGGTTGCTACAAAGATTATGAGGAATATCAATTACCTGAAAATGACCCAAAACCTTTAAATGATTTGGAATTGACAGTAAATTTTCAAGCCGAACCATCAATATTTGAACCTTATGGAGATGACCATATTATGTTTTATGGATATTATGCATTCGTTAATGAAAAAGGACTTATAGACGAAATCAAATTTGCGGTAGCTGACAATATGTGGTTGGATGAACAAGTAAAAGCAAGTATGTCGAAATTGAAATTTGAAACTGCTTTAAAAGATGGTAAACCCATTAAAAGCATACATTACGTTCGATATAAATTAAAACTGATTGAATAA
- a CDS encoding AAA family ATPase gives MELLALYIDNHFLLQKPEYFNFGGTFIFDFKLIDDKLNIEKKENPKYIKNFFGDKISNISAIVGNNGVGKTSIMSVLNRDTKCEIISIYLDDDKIIINNQSKIAFKTDFKYDALGASEELYPLYYSTHIDYNLKSISSVISQSNLIKDSLEDYYYDTILRQVFFLNGKGQFLQKNYQDIPFYENLVIKVNQVNKSTFLNSDFYRDATIGKYINKQLEMLWNHYAISNETAIHGNFNFLNNFEVFILSLLVTDDTFAQTNSNGNNFGFQDILDAEDFDKKLLVFLKKRLDNIDGPLYRFLEEKVEITFDKTEELIKKIESYPISKIAGGFEFGQMKNHAIQTIKRFLAIWNLYNFLFKNTEIFIFEKPNELNLSVKKDPSEDFLKTFIKLYQNVHESIQYIQFEFRIFNIFPEKRLSTGEQSLLNFYSSIYSFVRKGEQHIRQHKQYLLLLDEPETGYHATWKKKFIKSITEILPELFNELNQKPTIQIVFTTHDALTLSDIPNNNITYLKKLENSIIKVFKDDDPEKPQKSFGANITDLLADSFFVDDGLMGDFAKEKIQETIDWLNSFINEDIVNPEVAIDIINQHEALIKIIDEPLLNYKLTEMFQTVFPNRIDKENTVKQIRDLAEKAGIDLKDLT, from the coding sequence ATGGAATTATTAGCATTATATATAGATAATCATTTCTTACTGCAAAAACCAGAATATTTTAATTTTGGAGGGACCTTTATTTTCGATTTCAAGTTAATTGATGATAAATTAAATATTGAAAAAAAAGAGAATCCAAAATATATTAAAAACTTTTTTGGAGATAAGATTTCTAATATAAGTGCTATTGTAGGTAATAATGGTGTAGGTAAAACATCTATTATGAGTGTTCTTAATAGAGATACAAAATGTGAAATCATCTCCATTTATTTGGATGACGATAAGATTATTATTAATAATCAATCAAAAATTGCATTTAAAACAGATTTTAAATATGACGCTCTTGGCGCCAGTGAAGAATTATATCCACTTTACTATTCTACACATATTGATTATAATTTAAAAAGTATTTCGAGTGTAATTAGTCAATCTAATCTTATTAAAGACAGTCTAGAAGATTATTATTATGACACTATACTTAGGCAAGTGTTTTTTTTAAATGGTAAAGGTCAATTTCTTCAAAAGAATTATCAAGATATACCTTTTTATGAAAATTTAGTGATTAAAGTTAATCAAGTAAATAAATCTACATTTTTAAATTCCGATTTTTACAGAGATGCAACAATTGGAAAATATATTAATAAGCAATTAGAAATGTTGTGGAATCATTATGCAATTTCTAATGAGACTGCAATTCATGGTAATTTTAATTTCCTAAATAATTTTGAAGTTTTTATTCTTTCGTTATTAGTAACAGATGACACTTTTGCACAAACTAATTCTAATGGAAATAATTTTGGATTTCAAGATATTTTAGATGCTGAAGATTTTGATAAAAAACTACTAGTATTTCTTAAGAAAAGATTGGATAATATTGATGGTCCGTTATATAGGTTCTTAGAAGAAAAAGTAGAGATAACTTTCGATAAGACAGAGGAACTTATAAAAAAAATAGAATCCTATCCGATTTCTAAAATTGCAGGCGGATTTGAGTTTGGTCAAATGAAGAATCATGCGATTCAAACGATAAAGCGCTTTTTAGCTATTTGGAATCTATATAATTTTTTATTTAAAAACACAGAAATATTCATTTTTGAAAAGCCAAATGAGCTAAACTTATCTGTTAAAAAAGATCCATCAGAAGATTTTTTAAAGACATTTATCAAATTATATCAAAATGTTCATGAGTCTATTCAATACATTCAATTTGAGTTTAGGATATTTAATATTTTTCCTGAAAAAAGACTTTCTACAGGAGAACAATCCTTATTGAATTTTTATAGTTCTATATATTCCTTTGTTAGAAAAGGAGAACAACATATAAGACAACATAAACAGTATTTATTATTGTTGGATGAACCTGAGACAGGGTATCATGCAACTTGGAAGAAAAAATTTATTAAATCTATAACTGAAATTTTACCAGAACTCTTTAATGAATTAAATCAAAAACCAACTATCCAAATTGTTTTTACAACACACGATGCATTAACACTATCAGATATTCCAAATAACAATATTACTTATTTGAAAAAGTTAGAAAATTCAATTATTAAAGTGTTTAAAGATGATGACCCTGAAAAGCCTCAGAAATCTTTTGGTGCTAACATAACAGATTTACTGGCTGATTCTTTTTTTGTTGATGATGGACTAATGGGAGATTTTGCTAAAGAAAAAATTCAGGAGACAATAGATTGGCTTAATTCATTCATTAATGAAGATATAGTTAATCCAGAAGTCGCAATAGATATAATAAACCAACATGAAGCCCTGATAAAAATAATAGATGAACCTTTATTGAATTATAAATTAACAGAGATGTTTCAAACTGTTTTTCCTAATAGAATAGATAAAGAAAACACCGTTAAGCAAATTAGAGATTTAGCAGAGAAAGCAGGAATTGATTTAAAAGATTTGACATAG
- a CDS encoding RES domain-containing protein, with protein MKRPNWQISFRNLPTIPNSKRWIKGESETLEQRISKKLVLDENISSSERKVMQDLIMFYGVLYKSLQQLEFQTFTQKDFKNFTNYIFYAFNYVPLLANKLTIYQIYRVVINENIIGSKKSLNKKRFLAYPPLHIVKRINRYNRANSINNTVFYGAETIDTALNEIKPKIGDVVSIGVWKPNVEREFNSYPISHSQKAFGINEKSTNATKALSEYWKNHDSLLNDFMEPYFHVLGHEYSKPIKHNYEYLISSMFSDRIFDNEKRENTSFDFECIIYPSVGNKFKTSNVAIRKDILRHDFDLTKVIEFEVTECNYDKNQTNNPEAITLVEYKNLKETTEIVENDIVWK; from the coding sequence ATGAAACGACCGAATTGGCAAATAAGTTTTAGAAATCTACCAACAATTCCTAATTCAAAAAGATGGATAAAAGGGGAAAGCGAAACTCTTGAACAAAGAATATCAAAAAAACTGGTTCTAGACGAAAACATTAGTTCTTCCGAAAGAAAAGTTATGCAAGATTTGATTATGTTTTATGGAGTTTTATATAAATCATTACAACAATTAGAATTTCAAACCTTCACTCAAAAAGACTTTAAGAATTTTACAAATTACATTTTCTATGCTTTTAATTATGTTCCGTTATTAGCAAATAAATTAACCATCTATCAAATTTATAGAGTTGTTATAAATGAGAATATTATCGGTTCTAAAAAATCCTTGAATAAAAAAAGGTTTCTTGCTTATCCACCTTTGCATATCGTCAAAAGAATAAACAGATACAACAGAGCGAATTCAATAAATAATACTGTTTTTTATGGAGCAGAAACAATTGACACAGCACTAAATGAAATAAAACCAAAAATTGGAGATGTCGTTTCCATTGGTGTATGGAAACCAAATGTTGAGCGAGAATTTAACAGTTATCCGATTTCTCATAGCCAAAAAGCATTCGGAATAAACGAAAAATCCACAAATGCGACTAAAGCGTTAAGTGAATACTGGAAAAATCACGATAGTTTATTAAATGATTTTATGGAACCTTATTTTCACGTTTTAGGACACGAATATTCTAAACCAATAAAACATAATTACGAATATCTAATAAGCTCAATGTTTTCGGACAGAATATTTGACAATGAAAAACGAGAAAATACTTCGTTTGACTTTGAATGCATAATATATCCAAGTGTCGGAAATAAATTTAAAACAAGTAACGTAGCAATTAGAAAAGATATTTTGAGACACGATTTTGACTTAACGAAAGTAATAGAGTTTGAGGTTACGGAATGTAATTATGACAAAAATCAAACTAACAACCCAGAAGCCATTACTCTTGTCGAATACAAAAATTTGAAAGAAACAACAGAGATTGTTGAAAATGATATAGTATGGAAATAA